Proteins co-encoded in one Chloroflexota bacterium genomic window:
- a CDS encoding iron-sulfur cluster assembly accessory protein produces the protein MSAVQTDGRISLPMDGPADEPIGLPMAAPPPPSPVAVTDRAARAFGEILSERGHTQGALKVAVIGGGCAGYEYAMALAHEPEPTDITAESNGVEVYIDGHTAHLIAGAEIDFIDSMMGRGFSVRNPNAQTTCGCGSSFNTDGSGVTAGACGK, from the coding sequence ATGAGTGCAGTGCAAACCGACGGCCGAATCTCGCTGCCGATGGATGGCCCGGCTGACGAACCGATCGGGCTGCCGATGGCTGCCCCGCCGCCGCCCTCGCCGGTGGCGGTCACCGATCGCGCGGCGCGCGCCTTCGGCGAGATCCTCTCGGAGCGGGGACACACCCAAGGCGCGCTCAAGGTCGCGGTGATCGGCGGCGGCTGCGCGGGCTATGAATACGCCATGGCGCTCGCCCACGAGCCGGAGCCGACCGACATCACGGCCGAGTCGAACGGCGTCGAGGTCTACATCGATGGGCACACGGCGCACCTGATCGCAGGAGCCGAGATCGACTTCATCGACAGCATGATGGGTCGCGGCTTCTCGGTCCGAAACCCCAACGCCCAGACGACCTGCGGCTGCGGCAGCTCGTTCAACACCGACG